CCGCTGTGCTCCTCGGAGGTGCAGAGAGCGACCGCGAAGCATGCTTGACGACCTCACTGTATGATGGCCTGCGGGGCGGACTGCCAGTTACATCATTGGCGTCATCGCCTGCGGTCTCTCTGGCATCACTTTGGTCGGTTACAAATTTTCCCCATGCGTCACTGGTGCTTGTTGTCGACGAGAACGGATTCCATCCACCGACCATGCCTTCGTCCATTCCCACAATTGACATCGCTTCTTCCAGGGAAGAAGGTTGTGTATCATCTTCAtcgtctccgcttctcccgcTAAGAGTGAAAAACGAGCTACGTCTCTCTATCCCTACGTCGCCGTCATCGCCTCCGTCTTGTTCAGCATCTTCTGCCTCAAAAATTGTCCCCAGTGAAAAGTCCAATCTTCTCCACAGCTGCATGTCCAGCGAGACAGGCCTCCCGGCATGCACTGGTTGTGCTTCATCGCTTTTCGCATCGCTAGTGGATCCGCTCATTCGTTCCGCCGAGTGAGAGTTGAAATTGTGTTCCAGGGGGgaggttttctctcgcgcggcCGGAGTGCCGCTGTCTGATGGGTTGTCCACACTCTGGGTTTTGTCACCGATGCCACTCGGTGGTGATTCTAGcgttcctgcttcttccagtAGCATCCCGTATGTTTCCGACATCAGCTGGAGCGCTTGCCTTAAACACGTTGTACTGTGGCATGTCTTGGGCAATGCGGCGGACGCAGTTGCAGCGGCATTCATTACCTGAGTAGCTACGAGACGAAGAATTGAAGCCTCTGCGTGTCGCGACCCTGGTGGAGCTCGTCCTTCCAGAAACTCGGAAGCACTTTCAGCCACCACATTTGCAGGCTCACGATTGTCTCCTGCTGCCTGGACATCAGCAACGCCAAGCGCGTAGCCTCTGGCTCCTGTTTCACCTGATGATGAGTGTGCGCCTCCAAAGAGGCCACCAATCCCATATCCAGAAGTTACATAATTTCCGAATTGGACGCGCCTCAAATTCTCACTCATACTTGGGGCGTCGCAAATAGGATCCTTGCTCTCTTCCTGAGATCCCATAGTCTTCCGAGATTCACCACTGCCGTCGCTTCCCTCTGACGCCGCCAGACGACGAACCCTGCctgatgaagaagacagtgAGTCTGAAAGCGGGGAGCCAGCTTTCAGGTGCTGCAGGCCAGGAAGGGTTGTGTTTGAACTCAGGCCAGCAGGCCGGGGCGGCAAGACACATCGAGAAAGATATTTGGTAAGATAGATCCCGAGGGTAACAGTCAGAAACACGTACAGAAGTCTAAGCTCCGTACGGCTTTGTCGTCGCGTATCCTGACGACCAGACAATGTAGATTTTGTCAAACGACGACGGCTTCGTCGAGACCCCCCTGTCGCCGGTGAGTCTTGAACTACGGTCTTTAGGTCGGACAACTGGGGGGAGATAGTAGCGTATTGACGTGTCTGCAGAGCTTGAGTTGGAATGACAGTCTGTTCCAATTCTATATGTAGCGCGAGTTCCTTTTCACTAGGCGAAGAATGGGTACTCTTACCAGACCTTAAGCCCGCTGTCTCGGCGTACGCCAAGGATGTTTGCCCCGGGCTGCTCATGGTGAACAACGCGtaggagacgaacgagaccaTGCACCGTTTTCTCACAGCCATGGTAATCCCACCATCTtcaagacgaaaagaaaccgTCTTTATGGAGAATGACAGCCTGCGCTACTTCCCGGCACTCAGGAACTTCGGTTCCGAGGCAGCATCGAGGGTCTGTGCCTCGCGGGCTTTAACTTCTGGCTTTCAGGATGACAGCGTAAGAGCCCGCTGCAGAAGTACCATGTGGGACGATTTAGTGGATTCCTCAACACCCGTAATGGAACACAACGGGATCAAGTGTTGTTTTCATTTCTCGGCTCGCTGGTGGGTCTACGACAGCAACTGCCCGGAGGGTTATGTAGCAGCCCCGCACGGATGCGGGTGCGACTTTGGCAGCCAACTCGCCAGGGTAATTCGCCGACCACCCGGGCAACAGTTCAAAGAATTGCCGTTGGCTGTCAGAATCCCTTCTCCACCAATACCGGTGACACCTTACCCTGTGTAACATGAGGAGCCAATGTAACAACACTATTTTGTTCAAGTGGGATCATCCTTGAGCCTACCATGGATAGTCAGAAGTTTCTCAGTCAACGAGGGACCCCCCAAGCAACAACGCTCGCTGGAATCGAGTGGGGCTCGCAGAGTCAATCGGAATCAGCGAGATGATTGGATTTGTTGGCTACCAGATGCGGTGCGGTTCCTCGATCACACAATCGGCAGAAGCTTCGGCATCAAGCGTTGTAGCGTCTAGAAATGGTCGTATTTTGCTGGGTAAAAGCCGAATTATAGCGGCGTGTGTGCGACATCCCGCAGAAGAGTAGGCTTCCAGCTCTGGATGCCTGTGCCAGTGAAAACACAACAAACCATAACAACGAGCACGTTGCGTCCGTGTTGCCGAGGGTAACCTACCTACAAATGTTACCACATCTGGGCTTCTGTCTAATGCTTTTTTAGCCGCAGTGTGCTGCTCAGGACAACAAAATGCATCCCACTGACGACAAAATTGTGCGCCATGTCAGTAGGACTGGGACACTATTTTGCGTGATAAAAGGGGTTACACAGTCATTCCCAAGGCCCAGCTTGGCCTCTGcttatatatctatatatgctATCAAACCCCTAACACGATGTAAGGTCATCCACCTGGTGCCTTTTCCCGTAGCTGACTTCCCTTGAAACCGTCTCAGCTTGTCAAGACATCTTAGCGCCAGCAGTGCAGCCGCTACATGGTTCCACATACAGTCTCTGGAAAGTTATCTGCCGTCTCAGGTCCCATATTAGCACTTCCCTGACTGTAGTGTTAAgctgagaaaagaagagagggccTCACTCGACGATGTCTGCTGGGCTGCCTCATATGAAACGATGCGTAAAAGCACCGTTCCGTTGACCTGGCAAAGCAGACGGATACACACTCTCTTTAGTCTGTTTCGAAATAGTTCATATGAGTGCCTGCCACGGTGACATGGTGAAAATAAACGAAGGCTTTTTTGTGCTTGAAACGGGTCAACTTCGTTGCGATTCTGCTTCACAAAAGAAGGCCACTTCGCGGGCTCAGCTACGATACAGAACAACAGTTGTTTTCTACACCACAGAAAGAGATCCACCCACCTGGATCCAGCTGTAAACTTGACACGACCGTCCCAGCGCGGAGAATCTCTGATTCTTTTTGCGACCGATTGCACTTCATGTCATAGTTCTGTAGACCCTGATGACAAGTAGAGTCAATGATAACGGTGTCAAGGGCATTGTCCCACTTGCCACACGCTCTAACCACGCCATGAGTCACCGTTAATCATTTACCCGCGCCTATGTTTGCTGAACTGGTGCGCAGCAGCAACATGTGACAGCAGGCACATCAGTCATCATACTGTTCATCAGAGCCCGTTAGACATGGCATTTGCTAAAACAACAGTTCTGTGTTGGTCTTCTACTCGCGTTCGTTTCGGCTTCCGCATTCGCGGAGTCGGTAATCTGTCTTGGCTTATGCAGCGGCGCGACGATTTTGTTAACACTTCACGTCATCTGTAACCACAGCCTCACCGAGGATTATCAAGAGTATTCCTTATAGTACGCACATTCGAACAACTGTTGCATctcagaaaagaagcaaaaagCCTCCAATTCAACCTCATGTACCTTTGGGTCCATCTTTCCAGATGACGCCCCAGACGACCGTACTCgatcgtttctctttcgctttgaGCAAATGAATGACGGCAATCTGTCACTTTTGGAACTCCAATTGTTCTTCAAATGTACTGCTCGCGCGCGAAACACCAGTGGCAAAAACACGACCGACCCTTGCATTTTATGGCGCATTCTGAGAAAACAACACGTCCAGGATGGCACATCCAGATCGATGCACCACCCCGTCTCCATGTAAGAGCCCTGACACATCGACGCATGCGACATCACCTGGTTTGAAACTCATCTTCTAGCTCCACAAGAGCAGTCGTAACGGTCGCTCGAGGCTTCATCCTGGACCGTCGGACAAAACTCCTCGAGCCTAGCGCATTACGATCCTTTGTCGGCTTCCTCATTTTCCCCGGCAAAAGGGCAATTCGTGTAGACGCCAATCAGTAAGGCACGCGTGCCGATGTTCACCTAGAGGTTCAGCCCCGCatgtctgtttcgtctcgaTCTAGCTTGCACATCAATCGGTGATGCCGCGGTTTCCCAGACACCGCTTCGATATTGGGCTTCCGCCACAAATATCGTATTCGGGGGAAGAGCAGTGTTCAGTTGTGGTGCAGCACCCGAGACAAAAACGGAATGGAAATCCTAGAGGGGCATTCCAAAATGGCGCAATGAATTATTGAGGGCCCTGGCCTGTTATCAGACGGAGCCATCCGTTTCTTGCTCCTCGTGTGTCTTTTGCACGGCTGCCACATCTGCCGGCGGTTCCTTCGTTGTCTGTGTATCTGCAGGCCCTTCCTGAGCGTCGAGCTCCGCAGCGCCCCGTACGTCTGGGGCGTGTCCGTTATCAGGCAGAGGGTCCCATCGGTTCTGAGGATTCCTAACATTGGCTTTAGCGGTTTGCCTGTAGCTGGCGGAATACGCCTGCGCGTATTCTCGCTTCAATAAAATGATTTCATCTTGAGCGGATGCGACGTGTTTAAGAGCGGATAGAGCCCCAGCTTTTAGAGCAGGATCTGTCAGGTGGATGGTCGCATGTCCCCAATAATTCATTGCGTCAGCTAGTACGTGCCAGGACACGTATGTGGCTGATATTTTGAAAACCGCTGTCGTTCGCTCGTGCTGCCTCCTTGCCTCGTCCGGGTCAGAAGGTGGATCCCACCATTTCGCCTCTACATCTGAAATGACTGATTCGACCTGAGCTTGCCACTGCAGCAACGTATCTCTAAGAATCATAGCGACAGACACCGGATCTGCAGCTCGAAGAGCGATTCCGGACGACGTGTATACAACTTCCTGGGAATCAGGATCGTATCCTTCTTCAGTGGGGAACAGCGGTATGCCGAGATCCGGGACAGGTGGCAGATGCACGCGTGCTATATCTGCGCACCGGCACGCTGTATCCGCCTGAAGAAAGAGCTGAAACTCCTGGCGGGCAGTGTCCCTAGCCGTCGCAGTTTCAATTATGATGCCGGAGAAAGGAGATTCGTCGATGCCGATGATGTCATATCCGGCGTCGCGACTCCTGGCAGTGGCCACTTTTGGAAGTGCCCCCGACGTCCGCCGAGCCTGTGTCCTTTGTTCCAAAGCTGCCTTATGCAGACCAGACGCGACCTCGAACAAAGCCTCTAATCGGTGTAGATATTCTCCTTTTAACAGAATTAATCTGGTCAACATGTGATATTGAGCAGGGCGAAATGCAGTTCCTATAAACTTGTCCGATCCGATAAGACCCATGAATTCATCTCCGCCGGGTTCAGCCTTTAGCTGCTCCACCGCCGCGAGATGGTCCGTAACAACGCTTCTCAATTTAGATCGCAAACTAGGTGCCATGGACGTAAACCGACTGGACCGCACCTGTGGCGCCTGATCCTCCTGCCACGTCGACGGCTTCCCCGACACCACAGTTACATCACCATCCTGTCCTCCTTTGCCGTCGGAAGGTCCAAGAGACGCCTTAACACCTTTATGACTACCACCTGTTCCCGCCCTTGTATCAGGGGCACGTGTGCGATGTCTCGCTCGTCCGCGTGACGCTACTTCCTGGTCCTCTGCGGCGGCTGACACTCGAGTCGATACAGACTCTGCCTGTTCTGCATGCTGTTCCTTCATTTTCTGCTTGCGTCTGCCTGCTGCGGAAGACGTTTTGGGTCTTGCTCCTGTTCGTAATGCTTCCCGCTGAGCGGCGGCGTCACTGCCCTCCTCGTCCGCCTCAGCGACCTTCACCGTCTCACCCAccacttcagtctctccGCCGTGTTCTCCTGTATGCTGCGCCCCAGCCCGCGGTCCCGCGGTGGCGGCCTCTCCATCCTCATCTCCCTTTGCATCCCTTCCGCCTTCATCAGTGCCTGCTTTGTTTTTGTCGGATGCGGCCAACGGTCCCGCCCTTCCCCCTTCTGAGTCTACAGCTGACCTCGGGGCTTCTCCGGTTGTCGTCTGTCCTGTCTGTGGCGCAACACTAgcacctttcttcttccgccttcctccACTCGACTTCTGTCGCTTACTGACCTGCTTCTCACGAGCTGCTGTTTCAGACCggctcttgtctctgtcttcggaCCCAGATCCAATACCCCCTGAGTCATGCTGCAGGGCATCTCCAGTCTCAGTCGCCCCAGCTGATCCTGGACCTTCACCTCCTCTGCCACCACCGTGCACACCCCTGTCCTCACCGTCCTTTTGcggttctgcttctttcggAACCCCACCCGTCGCCTCACTCGTCACCCCTGCATCAGTAACGTCTCCGGCAGTCCCTTCAATCGCCCGCCTACCcctgtcttttttcgccttcttcttccccgcctTTTCACCAGTCGATCCTTTGCCTGAGTCACTGCTCAAGCCTCCACCTCCTTGTTTCACCTCTTTTCCCCTCGCCTCGCGACCGTCCACCGgtttgctctccttcttcgcctcctccctttgatccctctccttcttcgccttcttctcctgctcctctttcttcttctccccgccaCCGCTCGACGACCCCTTACCCTTCTTCCGCTTGTCGTCGTCCCGCTCGTCGTCGCCAGGCCGGCGCCCTCCCCCTCCAGCACCCCCCAGTGGCCCTCCGCTAGCACCGGGTTGCCCTGCATCCTCGCCCTGTCCTTTGACGTCCTTCGACGGCTCTCCACCATCGCGTTTCTCAGACCCTGATGGCGTCCCTCCCTGACTGGCGCCCCGTTGCACGGGCGTTCCTGAGGCGCCAAAACCCACTTTTGATATCTGTGGCAGCGGAGGCTTTGGTGGAGGCCTAGAGGGGAGGCTTGGTCTCGCGCCTGCTCTCCTATGAGAAGCTGAACGATCGATGCTTTCGAAGCGGTTGGTGGGCCTTCGTCCTGGCACTCGAGGTCCACTGGGATAATGGCGTCGCCCACCTGAGACGTCTCGGCTAGTGGCGGACTGTCGCTGCCCTGATGATGTGAGTCGCTGTCCAAGGCCAGCCACTCTTTTCGCCATACCTTGTCCGTTTGCCGCTGTGCTCCTCGGAGGTGCAGAGAGCGACCGCGAAGCATGCTTGACGACCTCACTGTATGATGGCCTGCGGGGCGGACTGCCAGTTACATCATTGGCGTCATCGCCTGCGGTCTCTCTGGCATCACTTTGGTCGGTTACAAATTTTCCCCATGCGTCACTGGTGCTTGTTGTCGACGAGAACGGATTCCATCCACCGACCATGCCTTCGTCCATTCCCACAATTGACATCGCTTCTTCCAGGGAAGAAGGTTGTGTACCGTCGTCTTTTGCGTCCCACACGACATCCGTGAACATCGATCCACCATTGTGCCTCCACGGGTCGAACTCATCTCCGGGGTCCGCCTGCTCCGAGGGAGCTGACTCATGAATTGTTGCCAAAGAGGAACCTCTTCCATACCGTGAATTAACTTGTGAAACAAACGATATTCGCGTTGACAGGGGCCGAGGTCCGTTGCCAAGCGCTTCGCTAGTCTGTGTTCGATTGATGGCCGTAGTCTGAGAGCTTGGCATGGGTTCCGCAGTGGGGCTGTCTGTGTCCGCCACCCCGATACGACTGCGTGAAGGGCGTTCTAGTCCCGCCGTGCCTTCATCGTTgctttcccttttttcccCAGCTTCGACGgatttcgcttcttccatCAAACAGCCATACCCTTCACCCAGATGTTGGAGGGCCAACCGGAGTCCCGATGACGATAAACGAACTCTCCCCAGTGCTTCGGACGCAGCGGCAGCAGCACTCATCACGACGCTAGCTATTTCGCGAAGCAAAGCAGCTTCGGAGGAAGGCGACCCGGGCTCGAAATTGGTTTCGAGGAACTCAGAAACGTTCAGCGGCGCTGCCTCCGTGTGGCCAGAGTGGGTAACTCCTGCAGTCTGGCCCCTAAAAGCTTCCAACTCCCAACCGCTGGCGGCTGGTCccctcgaggaagaggatgCGCCTGTAAGCGGGCCCACAACCGCATGACCGGTGCCTTGAGATCTGAGCACACTCGAGGCGTTAGCAACCCCACTTGCTGCTGGGTACTCGCAGATGGGTTCCTTGCTCTCGCTCTGGGATCCAGTATTCGGAGATTCGTCGCTGCCGCCACCCCACTCCGCAGCAGCCAGACGGCGGCCTTTTTCGGTTACGGCAGAACGTGAACCTGAACTCAGAGGAGGGGACTTCCCCTGTTGAACGCCAAGAGGACTCGTGTCTGAACTCAAGCCAGCATGCCGGGGCGTCAAGACACACCGAGAAAGGTATTTGCTTAGATAGACCCCAAGAGTAACTGTCAGAATGACGGACAGCAGTCTCCGTTTCGCACGGGTGCGTCGTGGCGTATGGTCACGACCAGATAAGGTAGAATTTTCCAGACGTCGACGCCTTCGACGAGACACTCCTGAGGTCGATGAGTCTTGATTGGTGGCGTTCAGGTCTGACAGCCTGTGAGAGTTGGTAGAGTATTGACGTATCATAGAAATATCAGACGGAATGCCAGTCTCTTCAGAGATCTGTGTTATAACgggtctcttttctcgaggCAATTGATGTTTTTGAGCCTCAGATATTGAGATCTGAAATTCGTCGTGTGCTTGCCGCTTCCTCACCGACGGACTTTGTACCGGCTCGTCCATCGTGAACAACCCGCAGCAAATCTAAGCGGCACCGTGCATGCTTGCGCCTTTGCCATGGAAATCACATCATTCCTGGAGTGAATGCGCGTTGACACTACAAAAGGTAACAGTTCGTGTGACGCATTATGACTCCATTTAGGGTCCGCTCCATTCGGGGGTTGTAGCTTCAAGATTCCCACATGCCAGAGAGAAGGTCCCGACAAAAAAATGCCACCAGAGGTTCTCAGTGGATCCTGCCGCAACCGAAGTTAAACAAAGCAAAAGCATTTTCTATGATCGTTAGGTTGCCTGGGTCGAGGGCCTGAAGTGCCCAGCAGCGTGTACCATCCCTGCGCGAAGGCGGGCGCGAATTTGCCACTCAACTCGCCAAAATAATTCAGCTTGCACAAGAGTATAATTGCCGTTGGATTTCCACAGCGTCGCCTCCAATCTTCGACTTCCAATCTGATTCAAGCTCAGTAAATCTAAAGTGAAGGTCGCTCAAACAATAAAAGTCACCGGGCCCCACAGCAGAGGCGCCATTTGGGGGTGTTTCTCGGCGGTATTCAGGCCCCAGGAGCAGCACTGCTAGCTATCATTTGGAGGAGCTCGCGGACGCATTCGACTTCCGCTAGCAAATTTAGGGGTCTTATCCCCAAGTCGATATGAGAGTGTAAGCTCGTGTTCCTGCCTATGGAAGTCACAACCAGCGCGGTTGTTCTATATGATCCCCAAAAACGATTTGGCCATGTTACGAGACATGCCAGA
This window of the Toxoplasma gondii ME49 chromosome VI, whole genome shotgun sequence genome carries:
- a CDS encoding Toxoplasma gondii family E protein (encoded by transcript TGME49_240350); protein product: MDEPVQSPSVRKRQAHDEFQISISEAQKHQLPREKRPVITQISEETGIPSDISMIRQYSTNSHRLSDLNATNQDSSTSGVSRRRRRRLENSTLSGRDHTPRRTRAKRRLLSVILTVTLGVYLSKYLSRCVLTPRHAGLSSDTSPLGVQQGKSPPLSSGSRSAVTEKGRRLAAAEWGGGSDESPNTGSQSESKEPICEYPAASGVANASSVLRSQGTGHAVVGPLTGASSSSRGPAASGWELEAFRGQTAGVTHSGHTEAAPLNVSEFLETNFEPGSPSSEAALLREIASVVMSAAAAASEALGRVRLSSSGLRLALQHLGEGYGCLMEEAKSVEAGEKRESNDEGTAGLERPSRSRIGVADTDSPTAEPMPSSQTTAINRTQTSEALGNGPRPLSTRISFVSQVNSRYGRGSSLATIHESAPSEQADPGDEFDPWRHNGGSMFTDVVWDAKDDGTQPSSLEEAMSIVGMDEGMVGGWNPFSSTTSTSDAWGKFVTDQSDARETAGDDANDVTGSPPRRPSYSEVVKHASRSLSAPPRSTAANGQGMAKRVAGLGQRLTSSGQRQSATSRDVSGGRRHYPSGPRVPGRRPTNRFESIDRSASHRRAGARPSLPSRPPPKPPLPQISKVGFGASGTPVQRGASQGGTPSGSEKRDGGEPSKDVKGQGEDAGQPGASGGPLGGAGGGGRRPGDDERDDDKRKKGKGSSSGGGEKKKEEQEKKAKKERDQREEAKKESKPVDGREARGKEVKQGGGGLSSDSGKGSTGEKAGKKKAKKDRGRRAIEGTAGDVTDAGVTSEATGGVPKEAEPQKDGEDRGVHGGGRGGEGPGSAGATETGDALQHDSGGIGSGSEDRDKSRSETAAREKQVSKRQKSSGGRRKKKGASVAPQTGQTTTGEAPRSAVDSEGGRAGPLAASDKNKAGTDEGGRDAKGDEDGEAATAGPRAGAQHTGEHGGETEVVGETVKVAEADEEGSDAAAQREALRTGARPKTSSAAGRRKQKMKEQHAEQAESVSTRVSAAAEDQEVASRGRARHRTRAPDTRAGTGGSHKGVKASLGPSDGKGGQDGDVTVVSGKPSTWQEDQAPQVRSSRFTSMAPSLRSKLRSVVTDHLAAVEQLKAEPGGDEFMGLIGSDKFIGTAFRPAQYHMLTRLILLKGEYLHRLEALFEVASGLHKAALEQRTQARRTSGALPKVATARSRDAGYDIIGIDESPFSGIIIETATARDTARQEFQLFLQADTACRCADIARVHLPPVPDLGIPLFPTEEGYDPDSQEVVYTSSGIALRAADPVSVAMILRDTLLQWQAQVESVISDVEAKWWDPPSDPDEARRQHERTTAVFKISATYVSWHVLADAMNYWGHATIHLTDPALKAGALSALKHVASAQDEIILLKREYAQAYSASYRQTAKANVRNPQNRWDPLPDNGHAPDVRGAAELDAQEGPADTQTTKEPPADVAAVQKTHEEQETDGSV